One genomic window of Tenacibaculum tangerinum includes the following:
- a CDS encoding DUF4153 domain-containing protein, which produces MKFIPSFGEITSNTKATFKRFPITLTWAIVGTLFTLFAIEKDIFDDAFYGKIILIFVLGVSWLIATRFLVRQFEKDTSWIFLLTFGFLALFYLSIGANDEEIHQNAIIRFILYFIAGHLFVMVAPFIFKWNKDAYFNYLKDAFTAIVRSLFFSLILYLGIVLALLAIKHLFNVDFKGERFFQVFVVCIGIVNTWVYLSDFPKDIYSQLTINYTKALEVLVKYILIPLVILYLIILYAYSLQIVILWNLPKGWVSYLVIALSFLGFIIQILINPIQKKIDSRAIRKFYPWFYYLLLPLIFLLFVAIFRRINDYGITENRYFVLVLACWILAMSLYMLFSKHTKIKVFPLSLTIVALLISFGFWGAFSVSTKSQIKQFEKVYTDIKNDNFTTSFEKKNQLRSIVRYLNNKEELHTIETIVGYNPKTTFKTESHWQLQNRLMDSLAIKVIEKPDDINEVDDNYYSIDEENLTINTKDFDVLKKIVLNNYRTKATINGYTFSLGNQTSVIKVFKEDTLMGEINCAEMIQKLKRQERNYDIAPRLLTIKHRFETLNVKFVFQNIELSKVSSNTEKHLSNINAYILIKEKDAQ; this is translated from the coding sequence ATGAAATTTATACCTTCTTTTGGAGAAATTACTTCTAACACCAAAGCAACTTTCAAGCGGTTTCCTATAACACTTACTTGGGCTATCGTTGGTACACTTTTTACATTATTTGCTATTGAAAAAGATATTTTTGACGATGCTTTTTATGGTAAAATTATTCTAATTTTTGTGTTAGGAGTTAGCTGGCTAATAGCTACACGTTTTTTAGTACGGCAATTTGAAAAAGATACATCTTGGATATTCTTACTGACTTTCGGATTTCTAGCGCTGTTTTATTTAAGCATTGGTGCTAACGATGAAGAAATTCATCAAAACGCTATTATTCGTTTTATTCTTTACTTTATAGCAGGTCATTTGTTCGTAATGGTAGCTCCTTTTATTTTTAAATGGAATAAGGATGCTTATTTTAATTATTTAAAAGATGCGTTTACTGCAATTGTTAGAAGCTTGTTTTTCTCTTTAATTTTATACTTAGGAATTGTACTAGCCTTATTAGCCATAAAACACTTATTTAATGTAGATTTTAAAGGAGAGCGTTTTTTTCAGGTTTTTGTTGTTTGTATTGGAATTGTGAATACATGGGTGTATCTTTCTGATTTCCCTAAAGATATTTATAGTCAACTTACTATTAACTATACCAAAGCGCTGGAAGTATTGGTAAAGTATATCTTAATTCCGTTAGTCATTTTATACCTCATCATTTTATATGCTTACAGCTTACAAATAGTCATTCTTTGGAATTTGCCTAAAGGATGGGTTTCGTATTTGGTCATTGCCTTGTCTTTTCTAGGCTTTATTATTCAGATACTTATCAACCCTATTCAAAAAAAGATTGATTCACGTGCGATACGAAAATTTTATCCTTGGTTTTATTATCTTTTACTACCCTTAATTTTTTTACTTTTTGTAGCAATTTTCAGGCGTATTAACGATTACGGCATTACCGAAAACCGCTATTTTGTTCTCGTTTTGGCGTGTTGGATTTTAGCCATGAGTTTGTACATGCTTTTTAGCAAGCATACGAAAATTAAAGTATTTCCTTTGAGTTTAACCATTGTTGCCTTACTTATTTCTTTTGGTTTTTGGGGTGCTTTCTCTGTATCGACTAAAAGCCAAATAAAGCAGTTTGAGAAGGTATATACTGATATTAAAAACGACAATTTTACCACCTCTTTCGAAAAGAAAAATCAATTACGTTCTATTGTTAGGTACTTAAACAACAAAGAAGAATTACATACCATAGAAACCATTGTAGGCTACAACCCAAAAACAACGTTTAAAACTGAAAGTCACTGGCAACTACAAAACAGGCTGATGGATAGTTTGGCTATTAAAGTAATTGAGAAGCCTGACGATATCAATGAAGTTGATGATAATTACTATAGTATTGATGAGGAAAACTTAACTATTAATACTAAAGATTTTGATGTTTTAAAAAAGATAGTTCTTAATAACTATCGAACAAAAGCTACCATAAATGGGTATACTTTTTCTTTAGGTAACCAAACAAGCGTTATTAAAGTATTTAAAGAAGATACTCTTATGGGAGAGATAAATTGCGCTGAAATGATTCAAAAACTTAAAAGACAAGAAAGAAATTACGACATCGCACCTCGTTTACTCACTATTAAACATCGTTTTGAAACACTAAATGTAAAATTTGTTTTTCAAAATATAGAACTATCTAAAGTTAGTAGTAACACAGAAAAACACTTGTCTAACATCAATGCTTATATATTAATTAAAGAAAAAGATGCTCAATAA
- the bamD gene encoding outer membrane protein assembly factor BamD translates to MKHYLFTILLLVTISFSFAQQNEKEAFQKFKKARQAYQSNNYADAANLLSKTKELLGSTNIRIQPMLIKSLAKIQDWHRANTEIDTYYGLNPDQKLVEYQEIVTIDRQVDVKVKEDQDLYNTAKRNKSVTTMQSYLDSFPYGKYREEVRLLLSNQKDENAWDMAKNGFNTRAYEAYLAKYPNGIHANEAKQQIIRWDNVAYDKASSEGTQSALNYYLSNYPNGQYRRQIKNQLTIRKEEDAYAATKSGKLTDFENYIRNYPNGKYATQINKAIENYMFDKAESSFNNKYYSQAASNYQNYINRFPNGENIDKAKSRFKRATNKSKQRSSSYFGFTYESQGAFGITSGKLNKDKLGFYFNLRVTPQVFDIEFTEPENEIPEELVPENEKIGVASLSLGFSYPISYPVWIYAGGGVNYQERFVEENNETLFYKVTGEEQMAFYPEAGLKIRLGRSTTLIGGVVYVRDELLYKIGIGF, encoded by the coding sequence ATGAAACACTATCTATTTACTATTCTTCTTTTAGTAACTATTTCTTTTTCATTTGCACAGCAAAACGAAAAAGAAGCTTTTCAAAAATTTAAAAAAGCTAGGCAAGCGTACCAAAGCAATAATTATGCAGACGCTGCTAATTTATTAAGTAAAACAAAAGAATTACTTGGCAGCACCAATATCAGAATACAACCGATGCTTATCAAATCACTAGCTAAAATTCAGGATTGGCATAGAGCAAATACTGAAATTGACACCTATTACGGTTTAAATCCTGACCAAAAACTTGTAGAATATCAAGAAATTGTAACGATAGACAGACAGGTAGATGTAAAGGTAAAAGAAGACCAAGATTTGTACAATACTGCAAAAAGAAACAAATCGGTTACGACCATGCAATCGTATTTAGATAGCTTTCCTTATGGAAAATATAGAGAAGAAGTTCGCTTGTTATTATCAAATCAAAAAGACGAAAATGCGTGGGATATGGCTAAAAATGGCTTCAATACAAGAGCTTATGAAGCCTATCTTGCAAAATATCCTAATGGAATACACGCCAATGAGGCGAAGCAACAAATAATTAGATGGGACAATGTAGCCTATGATAAGGCTTCTTCTGAAGGTACTCAAAGTGCCTTAAATTACTATTTGTCAAATTACCCGAACGGACAATATAGAAGACAAATAAAAAATCAATTAACTATAAGAAAAGAAGAAGATGCATATGCTGCTACTAAAAGCGGGAAGTTAACAGATTTTGAAAACTATATCAGAAATTATCCCAACGGTAAATACGCTACACAAATTAATAAAGCGATTGAAAATTATATGTTTGATAAAGCAGAATCATCATTTAATAACAAGTACTACAGTCAGGCAGCCAGTAATTATCAAAACTATATTAACCGATTCCCTAACGGAGAAAACATCGATAAGGCGAAGTCTAGGTTTAAAAGGGCAACCAATAAATCTAAACAACGTTCTTCGAGTTATTTTGGTTTTACCTATGAATCACAAGGAGCTTTCGGAATTACCTCTGGTAAGCTTAATAAAGATAAGCTAGGCTTTTACTTTAATTTAAGAGTAACCCCACAAGTATTTGATATTGAGTTTACAGAACCTGAAAATGAAATACCAGAAGAATTAGTTCCAGAAAATGAAAAAATTGGGGTGGCAAGTTTAAGTTTAGGGTTTTCCTACCCTATTTCCTATCCCGTTTGGATTTATGCAGGAGGAGGTGTAAACTATCAAGAACGATTTGTAGAAGAAAATAATGAAACCTTATTTTATAAAGTTACAGGAGAAGAGCAAATGGCTTTTTACCCTGAGGCAGGTCTTAAAATTCGACTAGGAAGAAGCACTACCCTCATTGGAGGAGTTGTGTATGTTCGTGATGAATTATTATATAAAATAGGAATCGGTTTTTAA
- the purD gene encoding phosphoribosylamine--glycine ligase produces MNILILGSGGREHAFAKKLSESSKINKLFVAPGNAGTNAVATNIAMNPTDFKQVKETVLQHDINMVVVGPEAPLVEGVHDFFLADDALKNIPVIGPKKDGALLEGSKDFSKQFMEKHHIPTARYQSFTVETLAEGKKFLETLEPPYVLKADGLAAGKGVLILSDVEEAKTELEEMLSNQKFGRASSTVVIEEFLKGIELSVFVLTDGKNYKILPSAKDYKRIGEGDTGLNTGGMGAISPVPFATDDFLLKVEELIVKPTIEGLQKDGIDYRGFIFIGLMNDNGNPSVVEYNVRMGDPETEVVLPRIQSDLVDLFEGVATQTLGDKSYEVTPQTATTVMLVSGGYPEAYEKGKEITGFDTVEDSIVFHAGTTLKEGKVVTSGGRVMAITSFGNSIEEALEKSYKNIDKIAFDQMNYRKDIGFDLI; encoded by the coding sequence ATGAATATTCTAATTTTAGGGTCGGGCGGTAGAGAACACGCATTTGCTAAAAAACTTTCAGAAAGCAGTAAAATTAACAAGCTTTTTGTAGCTCCTGGTAATGCAGGAACCAATGCAGTAGCAACCAATATTGCGATGAATCCGACAGATTTTAAGCAGGTAAAAGAAACCGTTTTACAGCACGATATTAATATGGTCGTTGTAGGTCCTGAAGCACCTTTGGTTGAAGGAGTTCATGACTTTTTCTTAGCAGATGATGCGTTAAAAAACATCCCTGTAATTGGTCCTAAAAAAGACGGAGCTTTGTTAGAAGGAAGTAAAGATTTTTCGAAGCAGTTTATGGAAAAACACCATATTCCTACGGCTCGCTATCAATCTTTTACTGTCGAAACCTTAGCCGAAGGAAAAAAATTCTTAGAAACATTAGAGCCTCCGTATGTGTTAAAGGCAGACGGATTGGCAGCTGGAAAAGGAGTGTTGATTTTGAGTGATGTAGAAGAAGCCAAAACGGAATTAGAAGAAATGCTTTCCAATCAAAAATTTGGAAGGGCTTCATCAACGGTAGTTATCGAAGAGTTTTTAAAAGGAATTGAACTATCTGTTTTCGTATTAACTGACGGAAAAAATTATAAAATATTACCTTCAGCTAAAGATTACAAACGTATTGGAGAAGGCGACACAGGTCTTAATACAGGCGGTATGGGAGCTATTTCTCCTGTTCCTTTTGCCACCGATGATTTTCTATTAAAAGTAGAAGAGTTAATTGTTAAACCAACAATTGAAGGCTTACAAAAAGACGGAATTGATTACAGAGGATTTATTTTTATAGGATTGATGAATGACAACGGAAATCCATCCGTAGTCGAATACAACGTTCGTATGGGAGACCCTGAAACAGAAGTGGTATTACCTCGTATTCAATCTGATTTAGTCGATTTGTTTGAAGGGGTTGCTACACAAACTTTAGGAGATAAATCGTACGAGGTTACTCCGCAAACAGCTACAACCGTAATGTTGGTTTCTGGCGGATATCCTGAAGCTTACGAAAAAGGAAAAGAAATTACAGGTTTTGATACTGTAGAAGATTCAATTGTTTTTCATGCAGGAACCACGTTAAAAGAAGGTAAAGTAGTTACGAGCGGCGGACGTGTAATGGCGATTACTTCTTTTGGAAATTCAATTGAAGAAGCTCTTGAAAAATCATACAAAAACATCGATAAAATAGCTTTCGATCAAATGAATTATAGAAAAGATATCGGTTTCGATTTAATATAA
- a CDS encoding 3'-5' exonuclease: MLNKINLKNILFLDIETVPEVALFANLSPEMQELYALKTQYQRKDEFTAEEFYHRAGIWAEFGKIICISVGYFIKRDGKDQLRVTSFFDDDEAILLTDFKTLLDTHFNQNNHLLCAHNGKEFDFPYIARRMIINQIELPNKLNLFGKKPWEVPHLDTMDLWKFGDYKHYTSLKLLTAILGIPSPKQDIDGSEVARVYYEEKNLPRIVEYCERDTVTVAQLLLRFLNKPLIEELNIVKV, translated from the coding sequence ATGCTCAATAAAATCAACCTAAAAAACATCTTGTTTTTAGATATCGAAACGGTTCCTGAAGTAGCATTGTTTGCTAATTTATCTCCGGAAATGCAAGAATTGTATGCCCTAAAAACACAGTACCAACGTAAAGATGAGTTTACTGCCGAAGAGTTTTACCACCGAGCAGGTATTTGGGCAGAGTTTGGAAAAATAATTTGTATATCAGTGGGGTATTTTATAAAGCGTGACGGTAAAGACCAGCTACGTGTTACTTCTTTTTTTGATGATGACGAAGCTATATTGCTAACCGATTTTAAAACATTATTAGACACGCATTTTAACCAAAACAACCATTTGTTATGTGCCCATAATGGGAAAGAGTTTGACTTTCCATATATCGCAAGGCGTATGATTATCAATCAAATTGAGCTCCCTAATAAGCTGAATTTATTCGGGAAAAAACCTTGGGAAGTTCCGCATTTAGATACAATGGACTTATGGAAGTTTGGCGATTATAAACATTACACTTCTTTAAAATTATTGACCGCTATTTTAGGAATTCCATCACCCAAACAAGATATTGATGGTAGTGAAGTTGCTAGAGTTTATTATGAAGAAAAAAACCTTCCTCGTATTGTTGAGTATTGTGAACGCGATACGGTAACCGTAGCTCAACTATTACTGCGTTTTTTAAACAAGCCTTTGATTGAGGAATTAAACATCGTAAAAGTTTAA
- a CDS encoding sensor histidine kinase translates to MTKSVQDYVEGKSEEIANLTQRDSFRRDFLGNVAHELKTPLFTVQGYILTLLEGAANDKEIRDKYLERANKGVERLTSIVKDLDMIGRLETEGMKMNIQTFNIIELIQSVFDLFEMKAKKRNITLRFNRIYEFPYLVKGDVERIEQVLINLIVNSIKYGRVGGVTTVSVEPYNKNKFIVKINDNGEGIKQEHLSRLFERFYRVDQSRSREQGGSGLGLSIVKHIIEAHNETILLKSVHGEGSEFSFTLEKAMK, encoded by the coding sequence TTGACAAAAAGTGTACAAGATTATGTAGAAGGAAAGAGTGAAGAAATAGCTAATTTAACGCAACGCGATTCGTTTCGTCGTGATTTTTTAGGAAATGTAGCGCACGAATTAAAAACACCGCTGTTTACCGTACAAGGATATATTTTAACGCTTCTTGAAGGAGCCGCCAATGATAAAGAAATTCGAGATAAATACTTAGAAAGAGCGAACAAAGGGGTAGAGCGATTAACCTCGATTGTTAAAGACTTAGATATGATTGGTAGGCTGGAAACAGAGGGTATGAAAATGAATATACAAACCTTTAATATTATAGAGCTTATTCAAAGTGTTTTTGACCTTTTTGAAATGAAGGCTAAAAAAAGAAATATTACTCTACGATTTAATCGTATTTATGAATTTCCTTATTTGGTAAAAGGAGATGTTGAAAGAATTGAACAAGTATTAATTAACCTTATTGTAAACTCTATTAAATACGGTAGGGTAGGCGGAGTAACAACAGTGAGTGTTGAACCGTATAATAAAAATAAGTTTATTGTTAAGATTAATGATAACGGAGAGGGAATTAAACAAGAACACCTTTCTCGTTTGTTTGAGCGTTTTTATCGTGTAGACCAAAGTCGTTCGAGAGAACAAGGAGGCTCTGGATTAGGGCTTTCAATCGTAAAACATATTATTGAAGCACACAACGAAACTATTTTGTTAAAGAGTGTACATGGTGAAGGTTCTGAGTTTTCATTTACGCTAGAAAAGGCAATGAAATAA
- a CDS encoding response regulator transcription factor, whose protein sequence is MNTSDIKILLVDDEPDILEIVGYNLKSEGYQVFTANNGVEAVKTAKKVTPHLILLDIMMPEMDGIEACEKIRKIKSLEEVLISFLTARGEDYSQVAGFDAGADDYITKPIKPKVLVSKVKSLLRRLKTEEKADTTTKIGDIVINRDEYVVFKGEEKISLPRKEFELFSLLTSKPGKVFKREVILDSVWGNEVVVGGRTIDVHIRKLREKIGDHYFKTVKGVGYKFVLDESEK, encoded by the coding sequence ATGAATACTAGCGATATTAAAATTTTACTAGTTGATGATGAACCCGATATCTTAGAAATTGTAGGATACAATTTAAAGTCAGAAGGATATCAGGTATTTACAGCAAATAATGGGGTGGAAGCTGTAAAAACAGCTAAAAAAGTAACTCCGCATTTAATTTTGTTAGACATTATGATGCCAGAAATGGACGGCATCGAAGCTTGTGAAAAAATTAGAAAAATCAAATCTCTAGAAGAGGTGTTGATTTCTTTTTTAACAGCAAGAGGTGAAGACTACTCACAAGTAGCAGGATTTGACGCTGGTGCAGACGATTACATTACCAAACCCATAAAACCAAAAGTATTGGTAAGCAAAGTAAAGTCATTATTACGCCGTTTAAAGACGGAAGAAAAGGCAGATACCACGACAAAAATTGGAGATATTGTAATTAATAGAGATGAATACGTTGTTTTTAAAGGAGAAGAAAAAATTTCTTTACCAAGAAAAGAGTTTGAACTTTTCTCTTTGCTAACCTCAAAACCAGGAAAAGTATTTAAAAGAGAAGTTATTTTAGATAGTGTTTGGGGCAATGAAGTGGTGGTAGGAGGAAGAACCATCGATGTGCACATACGCAAACTCCGTGAAAAAATAGGAGATCATTATTTTAAAACCGTGAAAGGAGTTGGTTATAAGTTTGTGCTAGATGAATCAGAAAAATAA